DNA sequence from the Paraburkholderia hospita genome:
GGGTATCGCGCGCAAACGAATACACTGTATGGGCGCTTCATTTATCTCGACGACCTTGTCGTAACTTCTCGACTGCAACGCAGTGGCATAGGAGCGGACCTGCTCAACAAGGTTCGCGAGATTGCGCGTCAAGCGTGCTGCGCGCACTTCGTGCTCGACACGGGGCTGCACATGCCGCTCGCGCAACGTTTCTACTTCCGCAACGGCCTGCTCGCCAAAGGTATGCACTTCGTGGAACCACTCGCGCCCTGCGGATCGGGTTGCGAACAATGAAAATTCTTTTCGTGAACGCCAGCCCGCATGGCCAAACGAGCCACGGCTACCGTCTCGCCGTTGAGATGATTCGCTCGCTGGGTGAGAATGTGCATAGCACGCTGGTGGAGCGCGATCTCGTTTCGACACCATTGCCGCCGATCACGCAGGACTATGCGAAAGCCATTACGTCACGTGAACCCGATGTAAGCCTGTTCGACGTGTCTGACCAGCTCATTCGTGAGATCGAAATGACGGACGCGCTCATCATCAATACACCGATGCACAACTTCACGGTTCCGGCCGCGCTGAAGCTCTGGATCGACTACGTACTGCGGGTTCATCGCACCTTCTCCGTAACGCCGGAGGGGAAGGTCGGTCTTATGCGCGACCGGCCCTCCCTTGTGATAGTCGGTTCCGGTGGTTTTCATAGCGGCGATCGGGCCTGGCAAGGAGATTTCCTCACCCCATATCTACGTTACGCGCTCCGGTCCATCGGATTGCAGAGCACTCATTTCGTGTTGCTGCAAGGACTCACGCGTGGCGACGACGCTGTAACAGACGCCCTCCAGCGAGCACGGGAAGAAATCGCACAACACCCACTCTTTGCATCAGGCGATTCCGTTTCTAGCTAGCGCCGCATATGCGTCGTACGTGTGCCGCGGTAAGGTTGCAACGCAACCTCCTTCATTGGCCTCCTGAGATACGAGGCTGAGAACTGGTCCGTGCTCCGGCGCGCCTTGTACGCGCTCGGGTACCGCGCCCAGTATGCCCCCTTCACTACGGTCGAACCTCCCGTCCGGTCCTGAAAACACGCCCATGTGCGTGCCATCCGTCGACGGAAGCATAGGCGCTGATCCCGAGCTGCACGGACTCCGACCGGGGCCGACCGCGCCCGCGTCGACTTCCACGCTATTAGAACCTTTAACAAAATGATTGCCGGGGGCTGTTTACTTCCAACGACTGCTGTAATCTATGGCGCCCCCCGCTTTTGCAATGATGATTTTTTTGGTGTGTTGGCTTGCGCAAATCTAACCGGCGTCGGAGCAGAGTGAATCGTCGCGCCTCGATGAGAATCGCGCCTGGCGGTCCTTATAACAGAAGCAGCCTCGGAAGCTGGCTAACCTCTCAGGATTTCCGTCAGGCCGGCTTGCCGTTCACGTCATCAATATTTCAGCAATCGCAAAACCAGATGGGTTGACTACGGTAAGTAAGTAAAAAAGCTGGCCGCTTGTGCACCGGCGCTCACGTGCCCAGCTCGAATATAGCGTCGCGGCTCGCGATCGCCCATGCGATTCGCGCCAACTTGTTGGCCAAAGCGCAGGTCACCATGTTTGAGTGTCGTCGTGCAAGCATCGAGCGCACCCAATCGGCGACTGGGCCAGAGTAACTGTGCAGATGCAACATGAAGGCGTGGGCACACTGGACGAGCAGGCGGCGAATGTTCGTGTCTTCCCGCTTGGAGATTCCGAGCAGGTTCGATCGGCCTCCCGTGCTGTACTGACGTGGCACCAACCCGACAGCAGCGGCAAAGTAGCGGCCGCATCGATATTGCTTGCCATCGCCGAGTTCGGAGCTGAGCAGGCTTGCCGTAATCGGCCCGACTCCGGGAATCGTCAGCAGTCGCTGACCTATGGAGTCTTCTGCAAGCTGTCGGTTGAGTTCCTTTCCGATCTCGCCAATCTGCTCAACAAGGTATTTGAAATGTGCATGCAGGCGCTCGAGGATCGCAACGATACGCGGCGGCAAGGAATGCTCCGCGAGCAGTGCTGGCAAGCGCCTGACAACCGCATTGCCAACAGGGAGTGTCACGCCGAACTCGAGCAGGAACCCATGCATCTGGTTGGTGGTGCGCACCTTGTCCCTCACCAGTGCGTCGCGTACACCGATGCAACGCCAACAACGTCTGCGGCGATTCAGTCTTCGGCGTAACGAAGCGCATCGACGGTCGGGAAGCGGCTTCGCAGATTGCCTCTGCGTCGACAAAACCATTCTTGTTGCTCTTCACGAACGGACGTACGAACTGCGGAGAAATCAGCTTTATCTCGTGCCCGAATGCCATGAGTTTACGTGCCATGTAGTGAGCCCCTACGCAGGCTTCCATGACGACGGTACATTGCTGGAAGGCGGCGAAGAATTCGAAGAGCTGCTTGCGGGATACCTTTCTGCGAAACACGGCTTTGCCTGCCTTGTCCTGACCATGAAGGTGAAATGCATGCTTGCCCAGATCCATTCCGATCAGCGTGACGTTTTGCATGGCAGTGATCCCCCTAGGAAATTCCCGGCAGCGTACACCCGCTGCGCGGGAGGGAGTGACCATCCCATTAACCTCATCATTGTTTCGGTGACGAAAAGGATATGGCCAAACCGATACTTGATGACGAGTTGTGGCAGCTCATCGCACCTTTGCTGCCCCCGCCCAAAACTCGCCGTTCGCGCCACCCGGGACCTAAGCCGCTCGATGATCGTGCGGTGCTCACGGGAATCCTGTTCATCCTGCAGACGGGCTTGCGCTGGGACCTGCAGCCGCGCGAGATGGGCTGCGGCAGCGGCATAAGCTGCTGTCGCCGTCTTCGGGACTGGCAGGCCGCCGGCGTCTGGGACCGACTGCATGAAGTCCTGCTCGCAAAGCTACGCGCGGCTGACCAGATTGACTGGTCCCGTGTCATCGTCGATTCCTCCTCGATCCGCGCAGTGGGTGCTGGTCAAAAACGGGACCGAATCCCACGGACCGTGCGCGACCCGGTTCAAAGCACCACCTCATCACCGAAGCGCAGGGCACCCCGCTCGCGATAATCCTCACTGGCGCCAACCGCAACGATGTCACCCAGCTTCACCCACTGGTCGACGTTATTCCACCCATTGCTGGCAAGCGCGGCCGGCCGCTTTCCAAGCCGCGCATCGTTCAGGTCGACCGGGACTATGATCACGACAAATACCGCAGCCCGTTACACGCAGCCGGCATCGTCACTGAAATCGCACGACGTGGCGAGCCTAATGGCAGCGGACTCGGAAAAACACGCTGGGTTGTCGAGCGCACCATTTCATGGCTCCATAACTTCCGCCGACTACGCATCCGCTTCGAACGCCTTGCATTTACCCACGAAGCCTTCATGAAAATCGCCCGCTGCATCATCTGCTGGCGCAAACGCCTCTTAGCGGCGAGCAAGATCAGCCGACATTCCCAACGACCAACTCTCTCATCGTGGCACAAAGCAAGGTGTTATTACTGGATGTGCTACTTTACCCGGTCCGGCCTTTGTGAGCGATCTCGCCCTCAAGGCCAGGGCTTCCTATGAAGCGCCATCTTTCGATAAAGCCATCTGACGCTCCGCAGCTGATGTAAGCGTATGACGCCCTCCTTTACCGCCGTCTCACCACAAGATAATAGCTCGCATGGGACATCTCCTGTGGATATCTCATGCGGTAACAGCTTCTAAACGCATGGTCAGGTTGTGGGGGCCAACCATTCCATCGCAAACTCCCCCGGCAGCTTGCATCGTCTCTCGGCGAGATGTTCAGCAATGCATATACGGATGTATCGCTTTCGATACTTCGTTCCGGTTGAATATATTACGATTTGAACATTTAATAGCAGTTCCGGAAAAATTGTCACTATATTTCCTGAACCTTAATTGTTACCTGACTGGGACTAGCGATGCAGCCAGACGAAAGGATTTACTTCTCATATGTTGAAGGGCATCCATTAAGTAATTTCGCATTGACTGCCACTACTCCAAAAGATCACCGGCAATCGCTCTCTCGATTTCCTTTCGATCCGGCATCAAACATCTTTCGGTTCAATCCGAACGGTGAATCTGCTCGGCGCCGATAGCCAAGCCTTGATCTGAAAATGACGGCGCGGTGCGTTGGCGCAAACCAAGCTTCTCGACCGTGTCACGCCGTTGTCGTCGCGAGTTACGGCAACTGATCTGGCAGTTAAATCCGACCATGTTGGTATCGTCCGCAATTGCGTACATAGAAGACGTCAAGCACGTCGACGAGAGGTTCGCTGCATCTGACGCGCGCGACCGCGCCCTGCCGCAACAGCCTGCTCTACATCGCAAAAGAACGATTCTCGTGGCGAACAATTTCTAGCGCCAGCTCGAAAATTGCCGACACGCTTGCGCTGATTCAATTTCCGTGAGCTTATCGACGTTCGAGCTGACGAAAACCTTCAACTCCGTTAAATCATGGAGAAATCTATGCGTTGTTCTGCACTCGGGTCTCCCACCTCATCGAAAACGAAGTCGGGTGACAACGCCCCTCCCACCCAACCTAAGCTTCGATGGTTGATGATGTCAGGCAACGCGGATCTTTTATCCTCGAAGCAAATCTCTACAAGCATAGAAGAGCAGACCGAGAGCATATGGAGAAGCACGGTTGACGCACTTGAGAGATCAGGAATGACAGTGCATGATATCGTTAAAGTGACACAATATCTCAAACTCGAAGAACATATACCCTTATATTCAGCGATTCGAGAAAAATATCTTCAAGGTGCAACTCCTGCTTCCACACTCTTGGTAGTCCCCCATCTTGATCCGTCGAGCAGGTTAGTTGATGTGGAAATTATCGCAGCGAAAGACGTTTTGGAGTTCTCGCCGAAACAGTGAATATTTCGCTGCGAAGGACGTCCAATGGACGCTTATAGTGCAGTCATGCCCACGACCCAATATGTCTCTTACGCGTAGTTCACACTCTCCGTCTTAGCGCTTCTATCGGCTTTGTAGCCGAACCCATCGGCCACTGGCGACGATCGACATTCATATCGAAAATCAGAGACCCAACCTACGACACGTCGGATACAACCAGGCCTGAAGTTCGCGAAGCGTGATCGGAAGATCGGCAAGCTTAGCCCTCGCGGTCTGGACACAGCAGCGGTCGCTTAGCGCTGAATTGCCCACCGCTAAGCGTTGACGACCCATCATAGCGACGCCCTAAGCGACCGGACATTTTCGCGGTGAAATGTCGCCACGCTGCAAAAGGAATGCTCCCTCACTGTCGCCGTCGGGGATGGTCAGGGAATTTCAAGATGGCTTTCTAGCTATAACCGTAGGAAACATACGCGCTCGGTCGTTCAGAAAAGTCACATCTCGGAAACCAACGCGCTCAAGCTGAGCACGTGTTTCCGAATGAGTGCGGAACGAGCTCCATTTGACCTCTACTATCTGTACAAATAGTAAGTGTTGGAGCGCAAGCGCATCGTGTGCGACCGCATTCACGTCCCATGGCGATTCATCCGACAGCCCAGGCGGCGGCGTCAAAAAACTCGTAACAAGCTGACCGCCGGGCCTCAGTGCGTTGAAGAACTTAAGATATAGGCTGACCACGCGTTCGTTATCGGATTCGTATATATTCAGACCATTGCTTGTCAGTATATCCACTTCAGCGTTCAGGTCCATCTCCCACGCGTCGGCACGGCGCAGCTCTATCTGTCGAGCGAGGCCGCGTTGATTCGCAAATTTTTGTGCTCCGTCGAGCGCGTTTTGATCGAGATCAAGGCCCAACAACCTCACGTCAGAACTACGCTCATAATCGAGCAGCAACAAGTCACCCATCCATCCGCAAGGCACAGACGCAAGCGCGAATCCCGGTTCTATCCTCGCCTGCAATTCCTGACGAAAAATCTTGAAGCGTTCGCGAGTGGCGAGTACCGCCGGAAGTCTCTCAAAAATGAGGTATTCGCGCTGGACACTCGCTTCGCCGCAAGGAGTCCGTCTCGTGAGTTACAAGTCGATGCGTCCAATAGGCATCGAGCCCGCGGTTGGCCAGCAGGAACCTTCCAAATTCGAACCTGGACAACTGATCAACGAGAGCGAGTTGATGCTTGAGAGTCGCTACGGGGACGTTTCCGCCCCTGCGCAGCCGAGCTTTTACTGCCTCAACCACTCGTTGGTTCGCGGGATCGACCTGGCATTGTGAGAAATTAGTCGAGAGGAGTCTGTCACTGGGCTACGTTTTACGTGGTTAGTCACGAAGTCAATCATAGCTGGCAGACCGTCCATTCCAAACTGTTTTGAAATGCATCCATCTCGGCGACGACCGAACAATCGACACCATGAGCCAACGAAATTTCCCGAGCTACCGTTCAAGGCTCGGGAGGAGGTCAAGCGCGCCTGTATCCCATCCGATCAAACGATTCTCCGGCGCGAAACCGCTCCAAACGGTGACCGGCTTCGATGATTGCCGCGAGTGGCGCGCGACGCATTTGATAATCGTATGTGGTGACAATGGTAGCGAAATGCTGGAATTCTTCCTCCTCAAGCATCCACAAGTCGGAATGTCGACCTCGATTGAATGCCGCGAAAAGAATGCTTTCGGCCTGCTTCATTTGGTCGAACGTAGCGTCGCCATAACCCGCTTCGATGAGCAGGCCAGTCACGATCATGACTTGGCATAGCGTACGCGCGGCATCGGCATTGCCCCTTTTTCGTCGCATGGCATCGAGTGCGACGTGCACCTGCAAGCTGACACGGTCCGCTTCGGCACGAGCTATAGGTAACAACGCCGCCTTACTCCGGCGCACCCGCGCCGCCTGGGCGGTTCTTTCAAATGCAGTCATCCTAGTCATCACATGAATAAAGCATGGTTTAAAATGGCATCGAGGTCGAATACTACACCGCTTCATGCCGGAATATATAACGTCGGGCTCTCGTCAGCCGTCCATAACGCATCGACGCTCGAAATGCGCAATCCCGAAGTTCAAGTAGCGCAATCACAGGGATATCGCTTCAATACCTAAGTATGTTTTCATTTCCTTCTGGAACGTTTTAGAGTAGTGCAGAAGCGATTGACGTCTGAAATGTAACCGCGAGAAATGCGTGGCTTGTCACT
Encoded proteins:
- a CDS encoding FMN-dependent NADH-azoreductase, coding for MKILFVNASPHGQTSHGYRLAVEMIRSLGENVHSTLVERDLVSTPLPPITQDYAKAITSREPDVSLFDVSDQLIREIEMTDALIINTPMHNFTVPAALKLWIDYVLRVHRTFSVTPEGKVGLMRDRPSLVIVGSGGFHSGDRAWQGDFLTPYLRYALRSIGLQSTHFVLLQGLTRGDDAVTDALQRAREEIAQHPLFASGDSVSS
- a CDS encoding GNAT family N-acetyltransferase; this encodes MGTNVTFQHLESPDDWIRAFDVMKELRPHLTNPKAFCDQLRRQHEENYRLLAARSAEGTILGLAGYRAQTNTLYGRFIYLDDLVVTSRLQRSGIGADLLNKVREIARQACCAHFVLDTGLHMPLAQRFYFRNGLLAKGMHFVEPLAPCGSGCEQ
- a CDS encoding RidA family protein; its protein translation is MMSGNADLLSSKQISTSIEEQTESIWRSTVDALERSGMTVHDIVKVTQYLKLEEHIPLYSAIREKYLQGATPASTLLVVPHLDPSSRLVDVEIIAAKDVLEFSPKQ
- a CDS encoding SAM-dependent methyltransferase, with translation MLLLDYERSSDVRLLGLDLDQNALDGAQKFANQRGLARQIELRRADAWEMDLNAEVDILTSNGLNIYESDNERVVSLYLKFFNALRPGGQLVTSFLTPPPGLSDESPWDVNAVAHDALALQHLLFVQIVEVKWSSFRTHSETRAQLERVGFRDVTFLNDRARMFPTVIARKPS